From Zingiber officinale cultivar Zhangliang chromosome 5B, Zo_v1.1, whole genome shotgun sequence, the proteins below share one genomic window:
- the LOC121987157 gene encoding HVA22-like protein i, with translation MVTSFIFRVLILVFGYAYPAYKCYKTIELNKQEIGQLRFWCQYWILVALLTALGVFADIFFSWLPFYYGAKLGAFLYLWHPRTKGATFVYETYLGSFIAEHESEIDRSLVEFRARAADRGLIAWQMAASYLQTRVSEIMKYAISLMPAKKMNSIEPQEQQQAPWLSSAMPSVSVRQLAPSQQPRKEARFEPNATKRQAREQPTKETMSLLPSSAQSQETAPEIDSSETARIPTPAEEPIGDEESGSEPVEDSDQLGEETPVQAAIHVASNSLRKRVATAATSPT, from the exons ATGGTAACTTCGTTCATTTTTAGGGTTTTGAT ACTGGTTTTTGGCTATGCTTATCCAGCTTACAAGTGTTACAAGACCATAGAATTGAATAAGCAAGAGATTGGGCAGTTGCGTTTCTGGTGCCAATATTG GATTCTAGTTGCATTGTTGACAGCATTGGGAGTATTTGCTGATATATTCTTCTCATG GTTGCCATTCTATTACGGAGCAAAGCTTGGAGCCTTCCTGTATTTGTGGCATCCCAGGACAAAA GGAGCAACATTTGTCTATGAAACATACCTAGGGTCTTTTATCGCGGAGCATGAGTCTGAGATTGATAGGTCATTGGTCGAATTTAGAGCAAGAGCCGCAGACAGGGGATTGATAGCTTGGCAGATGGCTGCTAGCTACTTGCAGACAAGGGTTTCTGAGATAATGAAATATGCTATTTCATTGATGCCAGCAAAAAAGATGAATTCTATAGAG CCACAGGAGCAGCAGCAAGCTCCTTGGTTAAGTTCTGCAATGCCGTCTGTGTCTGTTCGTCAATTGGCACCATCTCAGCAACCTCGAAAGGAAGCAAGGTTTGAGCCCAATGCTACCAAAAGGCAGGCACGAGAACAGCCAACAAAGGAAACCATGTCTCTCCTGCCTTCTTCAGCCCAGTCCCAAGAGACAGCTCCTGAAATAGACAGTTCAGAAACTGCTCGCATACCCACTCCAGCCGAGGAACCAATTGGGGATGAGGAATCCGGTTCTGAACCGGTTGAAGACTCAGATCAGCTAGGTGAGGAGACACCGGTCCAGGCAGCAATACATGTAGCAAGCAACAGTTTGAGAAAGCGAGTTGCCACTGCTGCAACCAGCCCTACATAG
- the LOC121987160 gene encoding F-box/kelch-repeat protein At1g80440-like encodes METELIPGLSDDVALQCLLRLPFYSISVARGVCRRWRRELSTSSSFYRLRIAAGLARPVFIMLFYDIPSFPLYRWRLAFYEPATGAWGVRPLTDDSLRGKQHCWHVVVVGRELVLVGGWDESNWKDTAEVNIYDLVTGDWRPGAPIPRPMQDGCDFAVGPRNAFVTGWKDDLSSMLVYDMTTDAWMECHVATQGPSWCPWLGFLSAADLAAHEEEMMYECREEDEDEKLEVVTWYDDDKANLWQSLGLSSDNLFNYRRQFFVFQF; translated from the coding sequence ATGGAGACCGAGCTAATTCCAGGGCTGTCGGACGATGTCGCTCTGCAGTGCCTCCTCCGCCTCCCCTTCTACTCCATCTCCGTTGCTCGGGGCGTTTGCAGGCGGTGGAGGCGCGAACTCTCAACGTCATCGTCCTTCTATCGCCTCCGCATAGCTGCCGGCCTCGCTCGCCCCGTCTTCattatgctcttttatgatattccCTCGTTCCCCCTTTACAGGTGGCGTCTAGCCTTTTACGAGCCAGCCACGGGCGCCTGGGGGGTCCGGCCGTTGACAGACGACAGCCTCCGCGGCAAGCAACACTGCTGGCATGTTGTGGTCGTCGGGCGAGAGCTGGTGCTGGTCGGCGGATGGGATGAGTCAAACTGGAAGGACACCGCGGAAGTCAACATCTACGATCTAGTCACCGGCGACTGGCGTCCCGGGGCTCCGATTCCGCGCCCCATGCAGGATGGCTGCGACTTTGCCGTTGGGCCACGGAACGCGTTCGTAACCGGCTGGAAGGATGATCTATCGTCGATGCTAGTTTACGACATGACAACCGACGCGTGGATGGAGTGCCATGTGGCGACCCAGGGGCCGAGCTGGTGCCCGTGGTTGGGATTCTTGTCGGCCGCCGACCTCGCCGCCCACGAGGAGGAAATGATGTACGAATGCCGGGAGGAAGATGAGGACGAGAAATTGGAGGTGGTCACATGGTACGACGACGACAAAGCGAACTTGTGGCAGAGCCTGGGATTGTCGTcggacaacttatttaattaccGCCGACAATTCTTTGTCTTCCAATTCTAA
- the LOC121986376 gene encoding HVA22-like protein i isoform X1, producing MSTHSPSIHFPVFPRHLPPSSPDPRQVFGYAYPAYKCYKTIELNKQEIGQLRFWCQYWILVALLTALGVFADIFFSWLPFYYGAKLGAFLYLWHPRTKGATFVYETYLGPFIAEHESEIDRSLADFRARAADRGLIAWQMAASYLQTRVSEIMKYAISLTPAKKMNSIEPQEQQQAPWLGSAMPSVSVRQPAPSQQPAPSQQPRKEARFEPNPTKTQAREQPTKESMSLLPSSAQSQETAPEIDSSETARIPTPAEEPIGDEESGSEPVEDSDQLGEETPAQAAIHVASNSLRKRVAIAATSPA from the exons ATGTCAACTCATTCGCCCTCAATCCACTTCCCGGTCTTCCCTCGGCATCTCCCTCCCTCGTCGCCGGATCCAAG ACAGGTTTTTGGCTATGCTTATCCAGCTTACAAGTGTTACAAGACCATAGAATTGAATAAGCAAGAGATTGGGCAGTTGCGTTTCTGGTGCCAATATTG GATTCTAGTTGCATTGTTGACAGCATTGGGAGTATTTGCTGATATATTCTTCTCATG GTTACCATTCTATTACGGAGCAAAGCTTGGAGCCTTCCTGTATTTGTGGCATCCCAGGACAAAA GGAGCAACATTTGTCTATGAAACATACCTAGGGCCTTTTATCGCGGAGCATGAGTCTGAGATTGATAGGTCGTTGGCTGACTTTAGAGCAAGAGCCGCAGACAGGGGATTGATAGCTTGGCAGATGGCTGCTAGCTACTTGCAGACAAGGGTTTCTGAGATAATGAAATATGCTATTTCATTGACGCCAGCAAAAAAGATGAATTCTATAGAG CCACAGGAACAGCAGCAAGCTCCTTGGTTAGGTTCTGCAATGCCATCTGTGTCTGTTCGTCAACCGGCACCATCTCAGCAACCGGCACCATCTCAGCAACCTCGAAAGGAAGCAAGGTTTGAGCCCAATCCTACCAAAACGCAGGCACGAGAACAGCCAACAAAGGAATCCATGTCTCTCCTGCCTTCTTCAGCCCAGTCCCAAGAGACAGCTCCTGAAATAGACAGTTCAGAAACTGCTCGCATACCCACTCCAGCCGAGGAACCAATTGGGGATGAGGAATCCGGTTCTGAACCAGTTGAAGACTCAGATCAGCTAGGTGAGGAGACACCGGCCCAGGCAGCAATACATGTAGCAAGCAACAGTTTGAGAAAGCGAGTTGCCATTGCTGCAACCAGCCCTGCATAG
- the LOC121987158 gene encoding F-box/kelch-repeat protein At1g15670-like has protein sequence METELIPGLPDDVALQCLLRLPFYSISVARGVCKRWRRELSASSSFYRLRKAAGLARPVFIMLFYNSPSFPLYRWRLAFYEPATGAWGIRPLTDDNLRGKQQCWRVVVVGRELVLVGGWDESNWKVTAEVNIYDLVTGDWRPGAPIPRPMQYGCDFAVGPRNVFVSGWKDDLSSTLVYDTTIDAWMDCHVATQGPSWCPWSGFMSAADLAAHEEEMMYECREREEDEKLEVLTWCDGDKANLWRSLGLSPDNLFNYRRQFFVFQF, from the coding sequence ATGGAGACCGAGCTAATTCCAGGACTGCCGGACGATGTCGCTCTGCAGTGCCTCCTCCGCCTCCCCTTCTACTCCATCTCCGTTGCTCGAGGCGTCTGCAAGCGGTGGAGGCGCGAACTCTCAGCGTCGTCGTCCTTCTATCGCCTCCGCAAGGCTGCTGGCCTCGCTCGCCCCGTCTTCATTATGCTCTTTTATAATAGTCCCTCGTTCCCCCTTTACAGGTGGCGTCTAGCCTTTTACGAGCCAGCCACGGGCGCCTGGGGGATCCGACCGTTAACAGACGACAACCTCCGAGGCAAGCAGCAATGCTGGCGTGTTGTGGTCGTCGGGCGAGAGTTGGTGCTGGTCGGTGGGTGGGATGAGTCAAACTGGAAGGTCACCGCGGAAGTCAACATCTACGATCTAGTCACCGGCGACTGGCGTCCCGGGGCTCCGATTCCGCGCCCCATGCAGTATGGCTGCGACTTTGCCGTCGGGCCACGGAACGTGTTCGTATCTGGCTGGAAGGACGATCTATCGTCGACATTAGTTTATGACACGACAATCGACGCGTGGATGGACTGCCACGTGGCGACCCAGGGGCCGAGTTGGTGCCCGTGGTCGGGGTTCATGTCGGCCGCTGACCTTGCCGCCCACGAGGAGGAAATGATGTATGAATGCCGGGAGAGAGAGGAGGATGAGAAATTGGAGGTGCTCACATGGTGCGACGGCGACAAAGCAAACTTGTGGCGGAGCTTGGGATTGTCGCcggacaacttatttaattaccGCCGACAATTCTTTGTCTTCCAATTCTAA
- the LOC121986376 gene encoding HVA22-like protein i isoform X2: MVTSFIFRVLIQVFGYAYPAYKCYKTIELNKQEIGQLRFWCQYWILVALLTALGVFADIFFSWLPFYYGAKLGAFLYLWHPRTKGATFVYETYLGPFIAEHESEIDRSLADFRARAADRGLIAWQMAASYLQTRVSEIMKYAISLTPAKKMNSIEPQEQQQAPWLGSAMPSVSVRQPAPSQQPAPSQQPRKEARFEPNPTKTQAREQPTKESMSLLPSSAQSQETAPEIDSSETARIPTPAEEPIGDEESGSEPVEDSDQLGEETPAQAAIHVASNSLRKRVAIAATSPA, translated from the exons ATGGTAACTTCGTTCATTTTTAGGGTTTTGAT ACAGGTTTTTGGCTATGCTTATCCAGCTTACAAGTGTTACAAGACCATAGAATTGAATAAGCAAGAGATTGGGCAGTTGCGTTTCTGGTGCCAATATTG GATTCTAGTTGCATTGTTGACAGCATTGGGAGTATTTGCTGATATATTCTTCTCATG GTTACCATTCTATTACGGAGCAAAGCTTGGAGCCTTCCTGTATTTGTGGCATCCCAGGACAAAA GGAGCAACATTTGTCTATGAAACATACCTAGGGCCTTTTATCGCGGAGCATGAGTCTGAGATTGATAGGTCGTTGGCTGACTTTAGAGCAAGAGCCGCAGACAGGGGATTGATAGCTTGGCAGATGGCTGCTAGCTACTTGCAGACAAGGGTTTCTGAGATAATGAAATATGCTATTTCATTGACGCCAGCAAAAAAGATGAATTCTATAGAG CCACAGGAACAGCAGCAAGCTCCTTGGTTAGGTTCTGCAATGCCATCTGTGTCTGTTCGTCAACCGGCACCATCTCAGCAACCGGCACCATCTCAGCAACCTCGAAAGGAAGCAAGGTTTGAGCCCAATCCTACCAAAACGCAGGCACGAGAACAGCCAACAAAGGAATCCATGTCTCTCCTGCCTTCTTCAGCCCAGTCCCAAGAGACAGCTCCTGAAATAGACAGTTCAGAAACTGCTCGCATACCCACTCCAGCCGAGGAACCAATTGGGGATGAGGAATCCGGTTCTGAACCAGTTGAAGACTCAGATCAGCTAGGTGAGGAGACACCGGCCCAGGCAGCAATACATGTAGCAAGCAACAGTTTGAGAAAGCGAGTTGCCATTGCTGCAACCAGCCCTGCATAG
- the LOC121987159 gene encoding F-box/kelch-repeat protein At2g44130-like has protein sequence MAIMETELIPGLSDDVALQCLLRLPFYSISVARGVCRRWRRELSASSSFYRLRKAAGLARPVFIMLFYDIPSFSLYRWRLAFYEPATAAWGVRLLTDDSLRGKQHCWHVVVVERELVLVGGWDESNWKDTAEVNIYDLVTGDWRPGAPIPRPMQDGCDFAVGPRNVFVSGWKDDLSSMLVYYTATDAWMDYHVATQEPSWCPWSGFMSAANLAAHEEEKMYECREREEDEKLEVVTWCDGDKANLWRSLGLSPDNLFYYRQHFFVFQF, from the coding sequence ATGGCAATCATGGAGACCGAGCTAATTCCAGGATTGTCGGACGATGTCGCTCTGCAGTGCCTCCTCCGCCTCCCCTTCTACTCCATCTCTGTTGCTCGAGGCGTCTGCAGGCGGTGGAGGCGCGAACTCTCAGCGTCTTCGTCCTTCTATCGCCTCCGCAAGGCTGCCGGCCTCGCTCGCCCCGTCTTCattatgctcttttatgatatacCCTCGTTCTCCCTTTACAGGTGGCGTCTAGCCTTTTACGAGCCAGCCACGGCCGCCTGGGGGGTCCGGCTATTAACAGACGACAGCCTCCGCGGTAAGCAGCATTGCTGGCATGTTGTGGTCGTCGAGCGAGAGCTGGTGTTGGTTGGCGGGTGGGATGAGTCAAACTGGAAGGACACCGCGGAAGTCAACATCTACGATCTAGTCACCGGCGACTGGCGTCCCGGGGCTCCTATTCCGCGCCCCATGCAGGATGGCTGCGACTTTGCCGTCGGGCCACGGAACGTGTTCGTATCTGGCTGGAAGGACGATCTATCGTCGATGTTAGTTTATTACACGGCAACCGACGCGTGGATGGACTACCACGTGGCGACCCAGGAGCCGAGCTGGTGCCCGTGGTCCGGGTTCATGTCGGCCGCCAACCTCGCCGCCCACGAGGAGGAAAAGATGTACGAATGCCGGGAGAGAGAGGAGGACGAGAAATTGGAGGTGGTCACATGGTGCGACGGCGACAAAGCGAACTTGTGGCGGAGCTTGGGATTGTCGCCGGACAACTTATTTTATTACCGCCAACACTTCTTTGTCTTCCAATTCTAA